From a region of the Microterricola gilva genome:
- a CDS encoding GyrI-like domain-containing protein, whose amino-acid sequence MEKYDIKRAHKALYAPSSADFAIVDVPEMHYLAVDGHGDPNTAQAYADAIEALYGVSYTLKFESKNALGRDFVVGPLEALWRAADMMAFTSRDKDSWDWTAMIIQPEWITAEMVDAAIVTLRAKRPLAAIEKVRLMTLNEGGCVQILHIGSYDDEAPTLDRLHHEYLPAHNLDFNGDHHEIYLSDARRTDPAKLKTVLRQPVKAL is encoded by the coding sequence TTGGAGAAGTACGACATCAAGCGGGCGCACAAAGCGCTCTACGCACCGTCATCCGCCGACTTCGCGATCGTCGACGTGCCCGAGATGCATTACCTCGCCGTGGACGGCCACGGCGATCCGAACACGGCGCAGGCCTACGCGGACGCGATCGAGGCGCTCTACGGCGTCTCGTACACACTGAAGTTCGAGAGCAAAAACGCGCTCGGGCGCGACTTCGTCGTCGGGCCTTTGGAGGCGCTGTGGCGAGCCGCCGACATGATGGCGTTCACTTCACGCGACAAGGATTCCTGGGACTGGACGGCGATGATCATCCAACCGGAGTGGATCACCGCCGAGATGGTGGACGCCGCGATCGTCACGCTCCGCGCGAAGAGGCCCCTTGCGGCCATCGAGAAGGTGCGCCTGATGACGCTCAACGAGGGAGGGTGCGTCCAGATCCTGCACATCGGCTCATACGACGACGAGGCGCCGACCCTTGACCGGCTGCACCACGAGTACCTGCCCGCCCACAACCTCGACTTCAACGGCGACCACCATGAGATCTACCTCAGCGATGCGCGTCGCACAGACCCCGCCAAGCTCAAGACCGTTCTGAGGCAGCCGGTCAAGGCACTCTGA
- a CDS encoding DUF1345 domain-containing protein, with translation MSRSPAVADDRDAQERRSETRWPAFAGLVVALVLYILVPNPDTAVLRQVATVILILMFLPLLVENPHRLTRQSEWSRWLSITFTVALVVANQVNVAFVIRSLIEGSANGAQILLTALQVWITNVIAFGLLYWDIDRGGPVARGNLTRSELRTADFKFPQDESGDDVDEISRISSSRSDWRPGFVDYLYVSLTNMMAFSPTDAMPMRSRTKLIMGVQGVTGFVLLALVISRAVNILGG, from the coding sequence ATGAGCAGATCGCCAGCGGTGGCCGATGACCGCGACGCCCAGGAGCGCCGCTCCGAGACACGCTGGCCTGCCTTCGCCGGTCTCGTCGTCGCCCTGGTGCTCTACATCCTCGTGCCGAACCCGGACACGGCCGTGCTGCGACAGGTTGCGACCGTCATCCTGATCCTGATGTTCCTGCCGCTGCTCGTCGAGAATCCGCACCGCCTCACCCGGCAGTCCGAGTGGTCGCGCTGGCTCTCGATCACCTTCACGGTGGCGCTCGTCGTCGCCAATCAGGTGAACGTCGCGTTCGTCATCCGCTCGCTCATCGAGGGATCGGCCAACGGCGCGCAGATCCTGCTGACGGCGCTGCAGGTCTGGATCACGAACGTCATCGCCTTCGGGCTGCTCTATTGGGACATCGACCGCGGCGGCCCCGTTGCACGCGGCAACCTGACCAGAAGCGAGCTGCGCACGGCCGACTTCAAGTTCCCGCAGGATGAGAGCGGCGACGACGTCGACGAAATCAGCCGCATATCCTCGAGCCGCTCCGATTGGCGCCCCGGCTTCGTCGACTACCTCTACGTCTCGCTGACAAACATGATGGCGTTCAGCCCGACGGATGCCATGCCGATGCGTTCCCGCACGAAGCTGATCATGGGCGTACAAGGGGTCACCGGTTTTGTCCTGCTCGCCCTCGTGATCTCCCGCGCCGTGAACATCCTGGGCGGTTGA
- a CDS encoding peroxiredoxin has protein sequence MTLQIGTTAPDFELLNQWGESVRLSQFRGEKAVAIVFFPLAFSGTCTGELCELRDNLAIFDDEDVVLLGISVDSKYSLRAWGEQEGYGFQLLADFWPHGAVAREYGAFSEERGYATRLTVLIDRDGVIRASFHAAPGGARPLSDYRAALETLRV, from the coding sequence ATGACGCTGCAGATCGGCACAACCGCCCCCGATTTCGAGCTGCTGAATCAGTGGGGTGAATCGGTGCGGCTCAGTCAGTTCCGTGGCGAGAAGGCCGTCGCGATCGTGTTCTTCCCGCTCGCCTTCTCCGGCACGTGCACGGGGGAGCTCTGCGAGCTGCGCGACAACCTGGCGATCTTCGATGACGAGGATGTGGTGCTGCTCGGCATCTCCGTCGACTCGAAGTACTCGCTGCGGGCGTGGGGGGAGCAGGAGGGCTACGGCTTCCAGCTGCTCGCCGACTTCTGGCCGCACGGTGCCGTCGCGCGCGAGTACGGCGCGTTCTCCGAGGAGCGCGGCTACGCGACCCGGCTGACCGTGCTGATTGACCGGGATGGCGTCATTCGGGCCTCGTTCCACGCCGCCCCGGGCGGGGCCCGCCCTCTCTCGGACTACCGGGCCGCGCTGGAGACGCTCCGCGTCTAG
- the aceE gene encoding pyruvate dehydrogenase (acetyl-transferring), homodimeric type: MTVNDQDPYSVNNLDSDPEETAEWAESLNALVAAHGHERGREIMLSLLKRSKELHLGVPMVPTTDYINTIAPENEAPFPGNEEIERRYRAWLRWNAAVMVHRAQRPGISVGGHISTYAGAASLYEVGFNHFFRGQDHPGGGDQIFIQGHASPGTYARAYLEGRLSEKQLDGFRQEKSQAPYGLSSYPHPRLMPEFWQFPTVSMGLGPINAIYQAQTNKYLTNRGIKDASDQQVWAFLGDGEMDEVESRGQLQVAANEGLDNLNFVINCNLQRLDGPVRGNGKIVQELESFFRGAGWNVIKVVWGREWDDLLARDTDGALRTLMNVTPDGDYQTYKAENGAYVRENFFGRDPRALELVKDLSDDQIWGLKRGGHDYRKIYAAFKAASEHKGQPTVILAKTVKGYGLGPSFEGRNATHQMKKMTLDNLKTFRDAMHIPVTDAQLEENPYLPPYYKPADNDEAIEYLHERRRELGGYLPERRTAHTAISLPDDSAYAIAKKGSGTQEIATTMAFVRLLKDLIRSKGFGHRIVPIIPDEARTFGIDAFFPTAKIYNPNGQHYTSVDRELLLAYKESPQGQIIHVGINEAGALASFTNIGTSYSTHGEPLIPVYVFYSMFGFQRTGDAIWAAGDQMARGFMIAATAGRTTLTGEGLQHADGHSLVLSATNPAVVSYDPAYGYEIGHIIRSGLERMYGGEHEDPNVMYYVTVYNEPIIHPAEPENLDVDGIVRGIYKLKDGTIAGPKAQLLASGVSIAWALEAQELLANDWGVSADVWSVTSWSELRRDGLAADEHNFLNPDAEPRTPYVWEKLGTAQGPFIAVTDYSHSVPDQIRPFVPGTYATLGADDFGFSDTRAAARRFFKIDGPSMVVRTLQALAARGEVDRNAPAQAIEKYRLHDVNAGTTGSAGGES, translated from the coding sequence GTGACTGTCAACGACCAGGACCCGTACTCGGTCAACAACCTGGACTCCGATCCGGAGGAAACAGCAGAGTGGGCCGAATCACTCAATGCGCTCGTCGCCGCTCACGGGCACGAACGTGGTCGCGAGATCATGCTGAGCTTGTTGAAGCGCTCGAAAGAGCTGCACCTGGGTGTTCCCATGGTTCCGACCACCGACTACATCAACACCATTGCCCCCGAGAACGAGGCTCCGTTCCCCGGCAATGAGGAGATCGAGCGCCGTTACCGCGCCTGGCTGCGCTGGAACGCCGCCGTCATGGTGCACCGCGCACAGCGCCCCGGCATCTCGGTCGGCGGACACATCTCCACCTACGCCGGCGCCGCCTCTCTCTACGAGGTCGGCTTCAACCACTTCTTCCGCGGCCAGGACCACCCGGGCGGCGGAGACCAGATCTTCATCCAGGGTCACGCCTCGCCCGGCACCTACGCCCGCGCCTACCTCGAGGGCCGCCTGAGCGAGAAGCAGCTCGACGGATTCCGCCAGGAGAAGTCACAGGCCCCGTACGGTCTCTCCTCGTACCCTCACCCTCGCCTGATGCCGGAGTTCTGGCAGTTCCCGACCGTGTCGATGGGTCTCGGACCGATCAACGCGATCTACCAGGCTCAGACGAACAAGTACCTCACCAACCGCGGCATCAAGGATGCAAGCGACCAGCAGGTCTGGGCGTTCCTCGGCGACGGCGAGATGGACGAGGTCGAGAGCCGCGGCCAGCTGCAGGTCGCAGCCAACGAGGGCCTCGACAACCTCAACTTCGTGATCAACTGCAACCTGCAGCGCCTCGACGGCCCCGTCCGCGGCAACGGCAAGATCGTCCAGGAGCTCGAGAGCTTCTTCCGTGGCGCCGGTTGGAACGTCATCAAGGTCGTCTGGGGCCGCGAGTGGGACGACCTCCTCGCCCGCGACACCGACGGCGCACTGCGCACCCTCATGAACGTCACCCCCGACGGTGACTACCAGACCTACAAGGCCGAGAACGGCGCATACGTGCGCGAGAACTTCTTCGGTCGCGACCCGCGTGCACTCGAGCTCGTCAAGGACCTGTCCGACGACCAGATCTGGGGCCTCAAGCGCGGTGGCCACGACTACCGCAAGATCTACGCGGCGTTCAAGGCGGCATCCGAGCACAAGGGCCAGCCCACCGTCATCCTGGCGAAGACCGTCAAGGGCTACGGCCTCGGACCGAGCTTCGAGGGCCGCAACGCGACCCACCAGATGAAGAAGATGACGCTGGACAACCTCAAGACGTTCCGCGACGCCATGCACATCCCGGTCACCGACGCACAGCTCGAAGAGAACCCGTACCTGCCGCCGTACTACAAGCCGGCAGACAACGACGAGGCGATCGAGTACCTGCACGAGCGTCGTCGCGAGCTCGGCGGCTACCTGCCGGAGCGTCGCACCGCCCACACCGCGATCTCGCTGCCGGATGACTCCGCGTACGCGATCGCGAAGAAGGGCTCAGGCACGCAGGAGATCGCCACCACCATGGCGTTCGTGCGTCTGCTGAAGGACCTGATCCGCAGCAAGGGCTTCGGCCACCGCATCGTGCCGATCATCCCCGACGAGGCCCGCACCTTCGGTATCGACGCCTTCTTCCCGACGGCGAAGATCTACAACCCGAACGGCCAGCACTACACCTCGGTCGACCGCGAACTGCTGCTCGCCTACAAGGAGAGCCCGCAGGGCCAGATCATCCACGTCGGCATCAACGAGGCCGGCGCGCTCGCGTCGTTCACGAACATCGGAACCAGCTACTCCACCCACGGCGAGCCGCTGATCCCGGTCTACGTGTTCTACTCGATGTTCGGCTTCCAGCGCACCGGCGACGCCATCTGGGCCGCCGGTGACCAGATGGCCCGCGGTTTCATGATTGCGGCGACCGCCGGTCGTACCACGCTGACCGGTGAGGGCCTGCAGCACGCCGACGGCCACTCGCTCGTTCTCTCCGCCACCAACCCGGCCGTCGTCTCGTACGACCCGGCATACGGCTACGAGATCGGCCACATCATCCGCAGCGGCCTCGAGCGCATGTACGGCGGCGAGCACGAAGACCCGAACGTCATGTACTACGTCACCGTGTACAACGAGCCGATCATCCACCCGGCCGAGCCGGAGAACCTCGACGTCGACGGCATCGTGCGCGGCATCTACAAGCTCAAGGACGGCACGATCGCCGGCCCGAAGGCTCAGCTGCTGGCATCCGGTGTCTCGATTGCGTGGGCCCTCGAGGCGCAGGAACTGCTCGCGAACGACTGGGGTGTCTCGGCCGATGTCTGGTCGGTCACCTCGTGGAGCGAGCTGCGCCGCGACGGCCTGGCCGCCGACGAGCACAACTTCCTGAACCCGGATGCCGAGCCGCGCACGCCGTACGTCTGGGAGAAGCTGGGCACCGCTCAGGGCCCGTTCATCGCCGTGACCGACTACTCGCACAGCGTCCCCGACCAGATTCGCCCCTTCGTTCCCGGAACGTACGCGACCCTGGGTGCCGACGACTTCGGTTTCAGCGACACCCGCGCCGCTGCCCGTCGCTTCTTCAAGATCGACGGCCCGTCGATGGTCGTCCGCACGCTGCAGGCGCTCGCCGCCCGCGGCGAGGTGGACCGCAACGCTCCGGCGCAGGCAATCGAGAAGTACCGTCTGCACGATGTGAACGCCGGTACGACGGGCTCAGCCGGGGGCGAGAGCTAA
- a CDS encoding PucR family transcriptional regulator — MATRPKTREETLAWLRTISGELSTTTLKRLEETLPWYGDMPPGRRSAVGLVAQAGITSFISWYDDPASTPWIAADVFGAAPRELLRSVSLQQTLQLIRVVVEVVEERVKDRGEGLHEAILLYSREIAFGAADVYARAAEARGLWDARLEALVVDSILAGEYDDELPSRIAALGWHGHGEVAVLVGTTPRMLDVDQLRRAARHMAADVLIGVQGNRLVLVIGRSQPSPGANPESEDEPAPAEDVISFLDMAVQLEPHFGQGHLVLGHEVPNLVDASKSAKAALAGFAVAHSWRHAPRPVQADDLLPERALAGDPLARATLIHRIYRPLQAHSTELLTTLWCYLDNGRSLEATARELFVHPNTVRYRLKRVSEVIGWDATGAREALILQAALIIGSISDHDGLRRRR, encoded by the coding sequence GTGGCGACGAGGCCGAAGACAAGAGAAGAGACGCTGGCGTGGCTGCGCACCATTTCTGGTGAGCTGTCCACGACCACGTTGAAACGTCTCGAGGAGACGCTGCCCTGGTATGGCGACATGCCACCGGGGCGGCGCTCCGCCGTCGGCCTCGTCGCGCAGGCGGGCATCACCTCGTTCATCTCCTGGTATGACGACCCGGCCTCGACGCCGTGGATCGCCGCGGACGTGTTCGGGGCCGCCCCGCGCGAGCTGCTGCGCTCGGTGAGCCTGCAGCAGACGCTCCAGCTGATCCGCGTCGTCGTCGAGGTCGTCGAGGAGCGCGTGAAGGACCGCGGCGAAGGTCTGCACGAAGCGATCCTGCTGTACTCCCGCGAGATCGCCTTCGGCGCGGCCGACGTCTACGCTCGTGCCGCCGAGGCCCGCGGCCTTTGGGACGCCCGCCTCGAAGCCCTGGTCGTCGACTCGATCCTCGCCGGGGAATACGACGACGAACTTCCGAGCCGCATCGCGGCACTCGGCTGGCACGGCCACGGCGAGGTCGCCGTGCTCGTCGGAACGACCCCGCGCATGCTCGACGTCGACCAGCTGCGCCGCGCAGCCAGGCACATGGCGGCCGACGTCCTCATCGGCGTGCAGGGCAACCGCCTCGTGCTCGTGATCGGACGCTCGCAGCCCTCCCCCGGAGCCAATCCCGAGAGCGAGGACGAGCCGGCGCCTGCAGAGGACGTCATCAGCTTCCTCGACATGGCCGTGCAGCTCGAGCCGCACTTCGGGCAGGGCCATCTCGTGCTCGGCCACGAGGTCCCCAATCTCGTCGACGCGTCCAAGAGCGCCAAGGCCGCACTGGCCGGATTCGCCGTCGCGCACTCCTGGCGCCACGCCCCGCGCCCGGTGCAGGCAGACGATCTGCTCCCGGAGCGCGCCCTGGCCGGAGACCCGCTCGCCCGCGCCACCCTGATCCACCGGATCTACCGCCCGCTGCAGGCCCACTCCACCGAGCTGCTCACCACGCTCTGGTGCTACCTCGACAACGGACGCTCGCTCGAGGCGACGGCGCGCGAACTCTTCGTGCACCCGAACACGGTCCGCTACCGCTTGAAGCGTGTCTCCGAGGTCATCGGCTGGGATGCCACAGGCGCCAGGGAGGCGCTCATCCTGCAGGCCGCGCTCATCATCGGGTCCATCAGCGATCACGACGGGCTCCGCCGGCGCCGTTGA
- a CDS encoding ACP S-malonyltransferase, with the protein MIVVVCPGQGSQTPGFLEPWLAEPRFAERLRSISDAAGIDLVAHGTTSDADTIRDTAVAQPLIVAAGILTLEALLDGGRREKIGAIAGHSVGEITAAAGAGILNDADAMRFVRERGTAMAAAAALEPTGMSAVLGGDEAELLARLDELGLEPANYNGGGQIVVAGALDALAALAENPPAKTRVVPLQVAGAFHTRYMKPAVAHLSEVAASLTPADPTLPIWTNNDGTQVASGARFVELLVGQVSSPVRWDLCMESFLAAGVTGIIELAPAGALTGLAKRAMRGIPSVAIKTPDDLAAAFELIDQA; encoded by the coding sequence GTGATCGTCGTCGTCTGCCCTGGACAGGGCTCCCAAACCCCCGGCTTCCTCGAACCCTGGCTCGCAGAGCCACGCTTCGCCGAGCGCCTCCGCTCCATCTCGGATGCCGCAGGCATCGACCTCGTCGCGCACGGCACGACGAGTGACGCCGACACGATCCGCGACACGGCCGTCGCCCAGCCGCTCATCGTCGCGGCCGGCATCCTTACCCTTGAGGCGCTGCTCGACGGTGGCCGCCGCGAGAAGATCGGCGCGATCGCCGGGCACTCCGTCGGTGAGATCACCGCAGCCGCCGGTGCCGGAATCCTGAACGACGCCGACGCGATGCGCTTCGTGCGCGAACGCGGAACGGCCATGGCCGCCGCCGCAGCACTGGAGCCGACCGGCATGAGCGCCGTCCTCGGCGGTGACGAGGCCGAGCTGCTCGCCCGCCTCGACGAGCTGGGCCTGGAGCCGGCCAACTACAACGGTGGCGGCCAGATCGTCGTCGCCGGAGCGCTCGACGCCCTCGCGGCACTCGCCGAGAACCCGCCGGCCAAGACCCGCGTCGTTCCGCTGCAGGTCGCCGGCGCATTCCACACCCGGTACATGAAGCCGGCCGTCGCCCACCTCAGCGAGGTCGCGGCCTCGCTCACCCCCGCCGACCCCACGCTTCCGATCTGGACGAACAACGACGGCACGCAGGTCGCCAGCGGCGCCCGCTTCGTCGAGCTGCTCGTCGGCCAGGTCTCCTCCCCCGTACGCTGGGATCTCTGCATGGAGTCCTTCCTGGCAGCCGGCGTGACCGGCATCATCGAGCTCGCTCCTGCCGGCGCGCTCACCGGCCTCGCCAAGCGCGCCATGCGCGGCATCCCGAGCGTCGCCATCAAGACGCCGGACGACCTCGCCGCCGCCTTCGAGCTCATCGACCAGGCTTAA
- a CDS encoding beta-ketoacyl-ACP synthase III: MTRPTLQQSHGPAYTRIYAVGAARGSVAVPNDDIVGPIDSSDEWIQQRTGIITRTRATSDVSALDLATDAAREAIERSGIAPELIDAVIIATISNVQQSPSMAAVVADRVGANPAAAYDVNAACAGYAYAVAQADALVRTGVAHYALVIGAEKLSDIVDPTDRSISFLLGDGAGAVVIGPSDYAGISSTVWGSDGSKAHAVGMNNTLVEYRDGAAEWPTLRQEGQTVFRWAVWDMAKVAKQALAAAGITADDLAAFIPHQANMRIIDEFAKQLKLPESVVIARDIATTGNTSAASIPLATHRLLEENPELSGGLALQIGFGAGLVFGAQVVVLP; this comes from the coding sequence ATGACCCGTCCCACCCTGCAGCAGTCGCACGGCCCCGCGTACACCCGCATCTACGCGGTCGGTGCGGCGCGCGGCTCGGTCGCCGTGCCCAACGACGACATCGTCGGACCGATCGACTCCTCCGACGAGTGGATCCAGCAGCGCACCGGCATCATCACCCGCACCCGTGCGACGAGTGACGTCTCGGCGCTCGACCTCGCGACGGATGCCGCCCGCGAGGCGATCGAGCGCAGCGGGATCGCCCCCGAGCTCATCGACGCCGTCATCATCGCCACGATCAGCAATGTGCAGCAGTCTCCGTCGATGGCCGCCGTCGTCGCCGACCGTGTCGGTGCGAACCCCGCCGCCGCCTACGACGTCAACGCCGCCTGCGCCGGATACGCATACGCCGTCGCCCAGGCCGACGCGCTCGTGCGCACCGGTGTCGCCCACTACGCGCTCGTCATCGGCGCCGAGAAGCTCTCGGACATCGTCGACCCGACCGATCGCAGCATCTCCTTCCTGCTCGGCGACGGCGCCGGCGCCGTCGTCATCGGCCCGAGCGACTACGCGGGCATCTCCAGCACCGTCTGGGGTTCCGACGGCTCCAAGGCTCACGCGGTCGGCATGAACAACACCCTCGTGGAGTACCGCGACGGCGCCGCCGAGTGGCCGACCCTCCGCCAGGAGGGCCAGACCGTCTTCCGCTGGGCCGTCTGGGACATGGCCAAGGTCGCCAAGCAGGCCCTCGCGGCCGCCGGCATCACCGCCGACGACCTCGCCGCCTTCATCCCGCACCAGGCGAACATGCGCATCATCGACGAGTTCGCCAAGCAGCTGAAGCTGCCGGAGAGCGTCGTGATCGCCCGCGACATCGCGACAACCGGCAACACCTCTGCCGCATCCATTCCGCTGGCAACGCACCGCCTGCTCGAGGAGAACCCCGAGCTGAGCGGCGGCCTCGCGCTGCAGATCGGCTTCGGTGCCGGCCTCGTGTTCGGCGCGCAGGTCGTCGTCCTTCCCTAA
- a CDS encoding acyl carrier protein translates to MALSTEEVLAGLAELINDETGIATDTVELGKSFTDDLDIDSISMMTIVVNAEEKFDVKIPDEEVKNLKTVGDAVTFIVGAQA, encoded by the coding sequence ATGGCATTGTCCACCGAAGAAGTTCTTGCCGGCCTGGCCGAGCTCATCAACGACGAGACTGGCATCGCGACCGACACGGTTGAGCTGGGCAAGTCGTTCACCGACGACCTCGACATCGACTCCATCTCGATGATGACGATCGTCGTCAACGCTGAAGAGAAGTTCGACGTCAAGATTCCGGACGAAGAGGTCAAGAACCTCAAGACCGTTGGTGACGCTGTCACCTTCATCGTCGGAGCCCAGGCTTAA
- a CDS encoding beta-ketoacyl-[acyl-carrier-protein] synthase family protein: MTKKIVITGIGATSPLGGNAQDTWSALLAGESGASALDYPWVEETQIPITFAAQARVKPSEVLERHETKRLDPSSQFALIAGREAWADAGSPEVAPERLAVDWSTGIGGVWTLLDAWDTLRERGPRRVLPMTVPMLMPNGPGAAIGMDLHARAGIRTVVSACASSTEALANAYDHLQRGLADIVIAGGSEAAIHPLPIASFAAMQALSKRNDDPQTASRPYDVSRDGFVLGEGAAALVVETEEHALARGARIYAELLGGTVTSDAYHITAPDPEGSAAARAMLTTLENAGVSLSEVSHINAHATSTPVGDIAEYNALRRVFGDLLDGIPVSATKASTGHLLGGAGAIEALFTVKALHERVAPPTINLTEQDPAIALDVVTSPRALGDGPLTAISNSFGFGGHNAVIAFRSV; encoded by the coding sequence ATGACCAAAAAGATTGTGATCACCGGTATCGGCGCGACGTCGCCGCTCGGTGGCAACGCCCAGGACACCTGGTCGGCCCTGCTCGCCGGTGAGTCCGGTGCGAGCGCCCTCGACTACCCCTGGGTCGAAGAGACTCAGATCCCCATTACTTTCGCCGCTCAGGCGCGCGTGAAGCCGAGCGAGGTGCTGGAGCGTCACGAGACCAAGCGTCTCGACCCCTCCAGCCAGTTCGCCCTCATCGCCGGGCGTGAGGCCTGGGCGGATGCCGGCTCCCCCGAGGTCGCCCCCGAGCGTCTGGCCGTCGACTGGTCCACCGGCATCGGCGGCGTCTGGACGCTGCTCGACGCCTGGGACACCCTGCGCGAGCGCGGCCCCCGCCGCGTGCTGCCGATGACCGTCCCGATGCTCATGCCCAACGGCCCGGGAGCGGCCATCGGAATGGACCTGCACGCTCGTGCCGGCATCCGTACCGTCGTCTCCGCCTGCGCCTCCAGCACCGAGGCCCTCGCCAACGCCTACGACCACCTGCAGCGCGGCCTGGCCGACATCGTCATCGCCGGTGGTTCCGAGGCGGCGATCCACCCACTGCCCATCGCGTCCTTCGCGGCCATGCAGGCACTCTCCAAGCGCAACGACGACCCACAGACGGCCTCGCGCCCCTACGACGTCAGCCGCGACGGCTTCGTGCTCGGTGAGGGCGCTGCCGCGCTCGTCGTCGAGACCGAGGAGCACGCACTGGCCCGTGGCGCTCGCATCTACGCCGAGCTGCTCGGCGGCACGGTCACGAGCGACGCGTACCACATCACGGCTCCGGACCCCGAGGGTTCCGCGGCCGCCAGGGCGATGCTCACGACGCTGGAGAACGCCGGTGTCTCGCTGAGCGAGGTCTCGCACATCAACGCGCACGCCACCAGCACGCCCGTCGGCGACATTGCCGAGTACAACGCGCTGCGCCGTGTCTTCGGTGACCTCCTCGACGGCATCCCGGTGTCGGCAACCAAGGCATCGACCGGTCACCTCCTCGGTGGTGCCGGCGCGATCGAGGCGCTGTTCACGGTGAAGGCCCTGCACGAACGTGTCGCCCCGCCGACGATCAACCTCACCGAGCAGGACCCGGCCATCGCGCTCGACGTCGTCACGTCGCCGCGTGCGCTCGGCGACGGCCCGCTGACGGCGATCAGCAACTCCTTCGGTTTCGGCGGACACAACGCCGTCATCGCATTCCGGAGCGTCTGA
- a CDS encoding DUF3145 domain-containing protein: MTATPARLAPAARGVIYVHSAPRALCPHVEWAAGRALGRAVNFDWAEQPVLDGCQRAEFYWEGERGTGAAIASALHGWEHLRFEVTEDPSNGSDGARWMHTPDLGIFCAQVDSVGNMVVPEDRIRAAMHHAGTNVLELHRELRLALGQEWDDELDVFRHASDHSPVIWLHKTG; this comes from the coding sequence ATGACGGCAACACCTGCCCGTCTGGCGCCTGCCGCACGGGGAGTAATTTATGTGCACTCGGCACCGCGTGCACTCTGCCCGCACGTCGAGTGGGCTGCTGGTCGCGCCCTCGGGCGCGCGGTGAACTTCGATTGGGCGGAACAGCCCGTGCTCGATGGATGCCAGCGCGCCGAGTTCTACTGGGAGGGCGAGCGCGGCACGGGGGCGGCCATCGCCTCCGCCCTGCACGGCTGGGAGCACCTGCGTTTCGAGGTGACAGAGGATCCGAGTAACGGTTCCGACGGCGCCCGCTGGATGCACACGCCCGACCTCGGCATCTTCTGTGCGCAGGTCGACAGCGTCGGCAACATGGTTGTGCCGGAAGATCGGATCCGCGCAGCCATGCATCACGCCGGAACCAATGTGCTCGAACTCCACCGAGAGCTGCGGCTCGCGCTCGGCCAGGAGTGGGACGACGAGCTCGACGTCTTCCGCCACGCGAGCGACCACTCCCCGGTGATCTGGCTGCACAAGACCGGCTGA